One genomic region from Athalia rosae chromosome 3, iyAthRosa1.1, whole genome shotgun sequence encodes:
- the LOC105686565 gene encoding leucine-rich repeat and calponin homology domain-containing protein isoform X5 has translation MAMVASNMSGHIQKQLTRSLERILEEAHLSGELKLSGRKLKEFPKTGVKYNLCDTVTADLSKNRFAELPEEVTEYPFLEKLQLYHNAIRVIPDTVVMLQSLAYLDLSRNQLTTLPREVCRLPLQTLLVAHNRLVSLPEELGRMSALAELDAGCNEISTLPPRIGDLPRLRSLDLRSNLLVQLPIELTYLRLVKLDISGNRISVLPNELRKMKSLIDLNLTENPLTSPPASLCARGRIHIFKYLERQAAKHERARGGRARRGPLEARGHATLDTRPHRRHNVDSGYSTSDGVDKRWSQEINSGVHEGDIRGTWRQECSPLSIALPARDAGINGSCSGTSTPSTISPGEHTSLEDELGKAMILHDQLEKRRLDTSVPENVGDPRRLTSAHCPISTNAPREYKEALRQQRVNEGPSVYRLREQVMPPGNESNNESQSNESDAAIHTKDNSQTNKQIFTEENSLKRPVQKVTPSRINYQNSGIFNGSSNNEYNNKNGKPMEQAYRKPNSPVKSSSGISSMNSSPSHTPRLVKTAMGYVDGNKSPNRNNGSPKAARSVTWNSNMPEKYSFTMRREFERAKEEADLIEQLRNHIETRLKMALPEELAPALTDGVVLCHLANHVRPRSVASIHVPSPAVPKLTMARCRRNVDNFLEACRKIGVDEEVLLDGEAIMDVGYMDAYGLEALGRLVSSLVEFEGSKEPAGSSRTIQDHVLSAMLFATFITTLMLLYVFPLPE, from the exons ATGGCGATGGTCGCGTCGAATATGAGTGGTCATATACAAAAACAGTTGACCCGCTCCTTGGAGCGGATTTTGGAAGAGGCCCACCTGAGTGGCGAGCTCAAACTCAGCGGGCGCAAGCTCAAGGAGTTCCCGAAAACCGGTGTCAAGTACAACTTGTGCGACACCGTTACCGCAG ATTTGTCGAAGAATCGGTTTGCAGAACTACCGGAAGAGGTGACAGAGTACCCTTTTCTCGAGAAGCTGCAACTTTATCACAATGCTATACGAGTGATTCCCGATACCGTTGTGATGCTCCAGTCCCTCGCTTACCTGGACTTAAG TCGTAACCAACTGACTACCCTTCCTCGCGAAGTATGCAGACTTCCGTTGCAAACTTTGCTAGTAGCGCACAACAGACTGGTCTCACTTCCGGAAGAATTGGGCAGGATGTCAGCCCTCGCCGAACTCGATGCCGGCTGCAATGAAATATCAACCCTTCCCCCAAGGATCGGCGATTTGCCCAGACTAAGGAGCCTCGATCTCAGGAGCAATCTTTTGGTACAACTACCCATTG AGTTGACTTACCTTCGACTGGTGAAACTTGATATCAGTGGTAACAGGATATCTGTGCTGCCCAACGAActtagaaaaatgaagagcttGATCGACCTCAACCTCACCGAGAATCCTTTAACCTCACCTCCTGCATCG TTATGCGCACGAGGGCGCATCCACATTTTCAAGTATCTGGAAAGACAGGCCGCAAAGCACGAGAGAGCCAGAGGTGGTAGGGCCCGGCGCGGACCACTGGAGGCTCGAGGACATGCCACTCTCGACACAAGGCCTCATAGACGCCACAATGTCGACAGTGGATACAGCACCAGCGATGGAGTCGATAAGAGATGGTCACAAGAAATAAATTCTGGG GTACACGAGGGTGATATTCGTGGCACTTGGCGCCAGGAGTGTTCGCCGCTTTCTATTGCCTTACCTGCCCGAGACGCAGGCATAAATGGTTCGTGCAGTGGTACCTCGACTCCCAGTACTATTTCGCCAGGAGAACATACCTCGCTGGAAGATGAGCTTGGAAAG gcCATGATACTCCACGACCAACTGGAGAAGAGGAGGTTGGATACCAGCGTGCCTGAAAATGTTGGGGATCCCAGAAGATTGACGTCTGCTCATTGCCCTATCTCGACTAACGCACCGAG AGAATACAAAGAGGCGCTGAGGCAGCAGAGGGTAAACGAGGGTCCGAGCGTGTACAGGCTCCGTGAGCAGGTCATGCCTCCCGGCAATGAATCTAACAACGAATCGCAGAGCAACGAATCAGACGCTGCCATCCACACCAAAGATAACTCCCAAACTAATAAGCAAATATTCACCGAGGAAAACTCCCTTAAAAGGCCCGTACAAAAAGTAACACCTTCTCggataaattatcaaaataGCGGGATCTTCAACGGGAGCAGTAACAacgagtataataataagaatgggAAACCAATGGAACAAGCTTACAGGAAGCCGAACTCACCTGTGAAATCTTCAAGCGGTATTTCGTCAATGAATTCCAGTCCCAGTCACACGCCCAGGCTGGTCAAAACTGCTATGGGATACGTCGATG GTAACAAGAGTCCGAACAGAAACAATGGGAGTCCGAAAGCGGCACGTTCGGTCACTTGGAACAGCAACATgcctgaaaaatattcattcactATGAGGAGAGAGTTTGAACGAGCCAAAGAAGAAGCTGACCTCATCGAACAGCTGCGAAAT CACATAGAGACCAGGCTGAAGATGGCCCTTCCCGAAGAACTGGCACCAGCGTTAACGGACGGAGTTGTTCTCTGCCACTTGGCAAACCACGTCAGACCTCGCTCTGTCGCTAGTATTCACGTTCCTTCCCCTGCAGTG cCAAAGCTGACCATGGCGAGGTGCAGGCGGAATGTGGACAATTTCCTCGAGGCCTGTCGGAAAATCGGAGTTGATGAG GAGGTGTTGTTGGACGGGGAAGCAATCATGGACGTGGGTTACATGGACGCCTATGGGCTGGAGGCTCTCGGGCGTCTTGTATCGTCGCTCGTTGAATTTGAGGGCTCCAAGGAACCTGCAGGTTCATCTCGTACGATTCAGGACCACGTCCTCTCCGCGATGCTTTTTGCCACCTTTATTACCACCCTGATGCTATTATACGTATTCCCTTTACCAGAATAG